One Burkholderia cepacia genomic window carries:
- the andAa gene encoding anthranilate 1,2-dioxygenase system ferredoxin--NAD(+) reductase produces MSADPFVIVGAGHAARRTAEALRERDAAARIVMIGAERELPYDRPALSKDALLSEGGEQRAFVRDAAWYDAQRIELRLGTRVEAIERDALRVRLDDGTTLPYARLVLATGSRVRTFGGPVDAGVPLHYVRTVADARALRAALAPGRHVAVLGGGFIGLEVAAAARQLGCEVTVIDPAPRLLQRALPEVVGAFARRLHDGRGVEFRLSALPRAIRRGAAGGAVVETDGGDVTADIVVVGIGVVPNVELAQAAGLEVDNGIRVDAGCRTADPAIFSAGEVTMHFNPLLGRHVRIESWQVAENQPAVAAANLLGADETYAELPWLWSDQYDCNLQMLGLFGNERTIVVRGDPANGSFTVFGLRDDGRIVAVAAANQGRDIGASRRLIAADAVPDPERLADPAVNLKAFL; encoded by the coding sequence ATGTCGGCTGATCCTTTCGTGATCGTCGGCGCCGGCCACGCGGCGCGGCGCACGGCCGAAGCGCTGCGCGAGCGCGACGCCGCGGCGCGCATCGTGATGATCGGTGCGGAACGCGAGCTGCCGTACGACCGGCCCGCATTGTCGAAGGATGCGCTGCTGAGCGAGGGCGGCGAGCAGCGTGCGTTCGTGCGCGATGCCGCGTGGTACGACGCGCAGCGCATCGAGCTGCGGCTCGGCACGCGCGTCGAGGCGATCGAGCGCGATGCGCTGCGTGTGCGGCTCGACGACGGCACGACGCTGCCTTATGCGCGGCTCGTGCTGGCGACGGGCTCGCGGGTGCGCACGTTCGGCGGGCCGGTGGACGCGGGCGTGCCGCTGCATTACGTGCGCACGGTCGCCGATGCGCGGGCGCTGCGCGCGGCGCTCGCGCCCGGCAGGCACGTCGCGGTGCTCGGAGGCGGTTTCATCGGCCTCGAGGTCGCGGCGGCGGCGCGCCAGCTCGGCTGCGAGGTGACGGTGATCGATCCGGCGCCGCGCCTGCTGCAGCGCGCGTTGCCGGAAGTCGTCGGCGCGTTCGCGCGGCGCCTGCACGACGGGCGCGGCGTCGAATTCCGGCTGTCGGCGCTGCCGCGCGCGATCCGGCGCGGCGCGGCGGGCGGCGCGGTGGTCGAGACGGATGGCGGGGACGTGACGGCCGATATCGTGGTCGTCGGTATCGGGGTGGTGCCGAATGTCGAGCTCGCGCAGGCAGCGGGGCTCGAGGTCGACAACGGGATACGCGTCGACGCGGGCTGCCGCACGGCCGATCCCGCGATCTTCTCGGCCGGCGAGGTGACGATGCACTTCAATCCGTTGCTCGGGCGTCACGTGCGGATCGAATCGTGGCAGGTGGCCGAAAACCAGCCGGCCGTCGCGGCGGCGAACCTGCTCGGTGCCGACGAAACCTATGCCGAGCTGCCGTGGTTGTGGTCCGATCAGTACGACTGCAACCTGCAGATGCTCGGCCTGTTCGGCAACGAACGCACGATCGTCGTGCGCGGCGATCCGGCGAACGGTTCGTTCACGGTGTTCGGGCTGCGTGACGACGGCAGGATCGTCGCGGTGGCCGCGGCGAACCAGGGGCGCGACATCGGCGCATCGCGCCGGCTGATCGCGGCGGACGCCGTGCCCGATCCGGAGCGGCTGGCCGATCCGGCAGTGAACCTGAAGGCGTTTCTCTGA
- a CDS encoding DUF445 domain-containing protein, whose product MTPDKALELKRSKRRALWLLLAAVAVFVTTILLPRGPWVDGVKAVAEAAMVGALADWFAVVALFRRVPIPFVSRHTEIIPKNKDKIADNLAVFVREKFLGPDALAAQIRQHDPAQKLGAWLGEPANTDALGGYVTKLMSFALDMTDDARIQSFVHDAFRAVIDRVDLSQSAGAILDTLTKDGRHQALLDDAIGQVTNLLDQPENREVIAGFIVEWLKTQYPKVEKIMPTQWFGENGAELIANAVNRVLEQVAADPEHELRQRFDATVDKLVERLKHDPAFIAKGEEIKRYVRDGAAFNEYARDLWDQLRAWLKADLARPDSVLHRQAATLGGWLGARLAESPALRASLNEHVEKAVHEMAPDFADFLMRHIRDTVRNWDAREMSRQIELNIGKDLQYIRINGTLVGGLIGLGLYLVSLVPRWAAGWLH is encoded by the coding sequence ATGACGCCAGACAAAGCCCTCGAACTGAAACGCAGCAAGCGCCGCGCGCTATGGCTGCTGCTGGCCGCCGTCGCGGTGTTCGTCACGACGATCCTGCTGCCGCGCGGCCCGTGGGTCGACGGCGTCAAGGCCGTGGCCGAAGCCGCGATGGTCGGCGCGCTTGCCGACTGGTTCGCGGTCGTCGCGCTGTTCCGCCGTGTACCGATCCCGTTCGTGTCGCGTCATACCGAGATCATCCCGAAGAACAAGGACAAGATCGCCGACAACCTCGCGGTATTCGTACGCGAGAAGTTCCTCGGCCCCGATGCGCTCGCCGCGCAGATCCGCCAGCACGATCCCGCGCAGAAACTCGGCGCGTGGCTCGGCGAGCCGGCAAACACCGATGCGCTCGGCGGTTATGTGACGAAGCTGATGAGTTTCGCGCTCGACATGACCGACGACGCGCGGATCCAGTCGTTCGTCCACGACGCGTTTCGAGCGGTGATCGACCGGGTCGACCTGTCGCAATCGGCCGGCGCGATCCTCGACACGCTGACGAAGGACGGCCGCCACCAGGCGCTGCTCGACGACGCGATCGGGCAGGTGACGAACCTGCTCGACCAGCCGGAAAACCGCGAGGTGATCGCGGGCTTCATCGTCGAATGGCTGAAGACGCAGTATCCGAAGGTCGAGAAGATCATGCCCACGCAGTGGTTCGGCGAGAACGGCGCCGAGTTGATCGCGAACGCGGTGAACCGCGTGCTCGAACAGGTCGCCGCGGACCCCGAGCACGAACTGCGGCAGCGCTTCGACGCGACGGTCGACAAGCTGGTCGAGCGCCTGAAGCACGATCCCGCGTTCATCGCGAAGGGCGAGGAGATCAAGCGTTATGTCCGCGACGGCGCCGCGTTCAACGAATATGCGCGCGACCTGTGGGATCAGTTGCGCGCGTGGCTGAAGGCCGATCTCGCGCGCCCCGATTCGGTGCTGCACCGGCAGGCCGCGACGCTCGGCGGCTGGCTCGGCGCGCGGCTGGCGGAGAGCCCGGCATTGCGCGCGTCGCTGAACGAACATGTCGAGAAGGCGGTGCACGAGATGGCGCCGGATTTCGCGGATTTCCTGATGCGCCATATCCGCGACACGGTGCGCAACTGGGATGCGCGCGAGATGTCGCGGCAGATCGAGCTGAACATCGGCAAGGATTTGCAATACATCCGCATCAACGGCACGCTGGTCGGCGGGCTGATCGGGCTCGGGCTGTACCTGGTGTCGCTGGTGCCGCGCTGGGCGGCCGGCTGGCTGCATTGA
- a CDS encoding addiction module antidote protein, with protein sequence MDKISTRPWDSADHLKTEDDMADYFEACLQEAGDDPAFIAHALGVIARARGMSQVARDAGLSREGLYKALSHDGNPSFGTILKVIKALGLQLHGAKAHA encoded by the coding sequence ATGGACAAGATCAGCACCCGGCCGTGGGATTCGGCCGACCATCTGAAGACCGAAGACGACATGGCCGACTACTTCGAAGCGTGCCTGCAGGAAGCCGGCGACGATCCGGCCTTCATCGCGCACGCGCTCGGCGTGATCGCACGCGCACGCGGCATGTCTCAGGTCGCGCGCGACGCGGGCCTGTCGCGCGAAGGGCTGTACAAGGCGCTGTCGCACGACGGCAACCCCAGCTTCGGCACCATCCTGAAGGTCATCAAGGCGCTCGGCCTGCAACTGCACGGCGCGAAAGCGCACGCGTGA
- a CDS encoding type II toxin-antitoxin system RelE/ParE family toxin produces the protein MPYSPPVFTIRTTEFFDAWFDALQDRVAKRRIQARIDRLSMGNPGDWKSAGSPVVEMRIDHGPGYRVYYVRRGTIWVILLCGGDKSTQQADIRAAHAMLAHLDME, from the coding sequence ATGCCCTACAGTCCTCCTGTATTCACCATCCGAACCACCGAGTTCTTCGACGCCTGGTTCGACGCGCTGCAGGATCGCGTCGCGAAGCGACGCATCCAGGCACGCATCGACCGCCTGTCGATGGGCAATCCGGGCGACTGGAAATCCGCAGGCTCGCCGGTCGTCGAAATGCGGATCGACCACGGCCCAGGTTATCGCGTCTACTACGTGCGGCGCGGAACGATCTGGGTCATCCTGCTCTGCGGCGGCGATAAATCGACGCAACAGGCCGACATACGCGCCGCGCACGCGATGCTCGCGCACCTCGACATGGAGTAA